The Pseudophaeobacter arcticus DSM 23566 genome includes a region encoding these proteins:
- the xseA gene encoding exodeoxyribonuclease VII large subunit, giving the protein MSDLFEDPTPGQTAGQTPGQTSGQTAGESSGQNAPEFSVSEISGEVKRTLESTFGRIRVRGEVGRVFKARSGHLYYDIKDDRSVLACTTWKGQISSLSVVPEEGLEVVVTGRLTAFGAQSKYNMNVDEVAVAGQGALMALLEKRKKQLESEGLFAPERKKPLPYLPHIIGVVTSPSGAVIRDILHRLRERFPRKVLVWPVAVQGANCAPEVARAIEGFNRMTPGGALPRPDLIIVARGGGAIEDLWGFNEEVVARAAAASDIPLISAVGHETDTTLIDYVSDRRAPTPTAAAELAVPVRLELMAWVEDQGARLLRGTGQAVQQRRQRLNDLSRAMPRPDSLLETPRQRLDQAGYNLPRALMSAVHQRQVGLGKASAGLRPATLRSLVQRRRGQFETAIAKLSPYPIAREIARQKTDLEKLNARMVAAQAVRIARQSQQLEASGRQLDILSYKATLSRGYAVVRSGAEVLTTRAQAAAAPALSIEFSDGVLDLDAKEAAQK; this is encoded by the coding sequence GTGTCCGACCTATTTGAAGATCCAACTCCCGGCCAGACAGCAGGCCAGACACCGGGCCAGACATCAGGCCAGACAGCGGGCGAATCTTCTGGCCAGAACGCGCCGGAATTCAGCGTCTCAGAGATCTCTGGTGAGGTAAAACGCACGCTGGAAAGCACCTTTGGCCGCATTCGCGTGCGCGGAGAAGTGGGGCGGGTGTTCAAGGCGCGCTCGGGCCATCTGTATTATGATATCAAGGACGACCGCTCGGTTCTGGCCTGCACCACCTGGAAAGGGCAGATTTCCAGCCTGTCAGTGGTGCCAGAAGAAGGCCTGGAGGTGGTTGTTACCGGGCGGCTGACGGCCTTTGGCGCGCAGTCAAAATACAACATGAACGTCGACGAGGTGGCCGTTGCCGGGCAGGGCGCCCTGATGGCACTGCTGGAAAAGCGCAAGAAACAGCTCGAATCTGAGGGGTTGTTTGCGCCCGAGCGCAAGAAACCACTGCCCTATCTTCCACATATCATCGGTGTGGTGACCTCGCCCTCCGGGGCGGTGATCCGCGATATTCTGCATCGCCTGCGGGAACGTTTCCCGCGCAAGGTGCTGGTCTGGCCGGTGGCGGTACAGGGGGCCAATTGCGCGCCAGAGGTGGCGCGTGCCATCGAAGGTTTCAACCGGATGACCCCAGGGGGCGCCTTGCCGCGCCCGGATCTGATCATTGTCGCCCGTGGCGGCGGCGCGATCGAGGATCTCTGGGGGTTCAACGAAGAGGTTGTGGCCCGCGCTGCTGCGGCCTCGGATATTCCGCTGATTTCGGCGGTGGGCCACGAGACGGATACCACCTTGATCGACTATGTCTCGGATCGCCGTGCGCCAACCCCAACTGCGGCGGCAGAGCTGGCGGTACCGGTGCGGCTGGAACTGATGGCCTGGGTCGAGGATCAGGGGGCGCGGCTGCTGCGCGGCACCGGCCAGGCGGTGCAGCAACGCCGTCAGCGGCTGAACGATCTGTCCCGCGCCATGCCGCGGCCCGACAGCCTGCTTGAAACCCCGCGCCAGCGCCTGGATCAGGCGGGCTATAATCTACCGCGCGCCCTGATGTCGGCGGTGCACCAGCGGCAGGTGGGGCTGGGCAAGGCCTCTGCCGGGCTGCGGCCTGCCACCCTGCGCAGCCTGGTGCAAAGACGGCGCGGACAGTTTGAAACGGCGATTGCCAAACTGTCCCCCTATCCGATTGCACGGGAAATTGCCCGGCAAAAGACCGATCTGGAGAAGCTGAACGCTCGCATGGTTGCAGCGCAGGCGGTGCGCATTGCCCGGCAAAGCCAACAGCTGGAGGCCTCGGGGCGTCAGCTGGATATCCTCAGCTACAAGGCGACCCTGTCGCGTGGCTATGCTGTGGTGCGCAGCGGCGCAGAGGTTCTTACCACTCGGGCACAGGCCGCTGCGGCCCCCGCGCTCAGCATCGAATTTTCGGATGGGGTCCTGGATCTGGATGCAAAAGAAGCGGCTCAGAAATAA
- the purD gene encoding phosphoribosylamine--glycine ligase gives MNILILGSGGREHALAWAVMQNPKCDKLIVAPGNAGIAQIAECASLDIMDGAAVTIFVEQNAIGFVIIGPEAPLAAGVADRLRDAGVLVFGPSEAAARLEASKSFTKEVCDAAQAPTAGYGHFTEAEAAKAHIRLHGAPTVVKADGLAAGKGVIIAMTEEEALAAIDDMFGGAFGGAGAEVVIEEFMEGEEASLFVLVDGEEVLSIGSAQDHKRVGEGDTGPNTGGMGAYSPAPVLTAEIEAKAMEEIVKPTMKVMAERGMPYQGVLYAGLMIKDGQPRLVEYNVRFGDPECQVLMMRLGAQALDLMQAAAEGRLAEAQVNWGDDHAITVVMAANGYPGSYEKGTVIKGLDALPEDSSNMVFHAGTAAKDGNIVATGGRVLNVTARGNSLNEARDRAYAMADQIDWPEGFLRRDIGWRALG, from the coding sequence ATGAATATTCTTATCCTTGGCAGTGGCGGGCGCGAACATGCCCTGGCCTGGGCCGTGATGCAGAACCCAAAATGTGACAAGCTGATCGTCGCGCCCGGCAATGCCGGTATCGCCCAGATCGCCGAATGTGCCAGTCTCGACATCATGGACGGGGCCGCAGTCACCATCTTTGTCGAACAAAATGCCATCGGCTTTGTCATCATTGGCCCCGAAGCGCCACTGGCCGCAGGGGTGGCCGACCGGCTGCGCGACGCTGGCGTCCTGGTCTTTGGCCCCTCCGAAGCTGCCGCGCGGCTTGAAGCCTCCAAAAGCTTTACCAAGGAAGTCTGCGATGCGGCACAGGCCCCAACTGCGGGCTATGGCCATTTCACCGAGGCCGAGGCCGCCAAGGCCCATATTCGCCTGCATGGCGCGCCGACCGTGGTCAAGGCGGATGGCCTGGCCGCCGGCAAGGGCGTGATCATCGCCATGACCGAAGAAGAAGCGCTGGCGGCGATTGACGATATGTTTGGCGGCGCCTTTGGTGGCGCTGGCGCAGAGGTGGTGATCGAAGAGTTCATGGAGGGCGAAGAGGCCTCGCTCTTTGTCCTGGTCGATGGGGAAGAGGTGCTGTCGATTGGATCCGCCCAGGACCACAAACGCGTTGGCGAAGGCGACACCGGCCCCAATACCGGCGGCATGGGGGCCTATTCCCCAGCGCCGGTGTTGACTGCCGAGATCGAAGCCAAAGCGATGGAGGAGATTGTCAAACCCACCATGAAGGTCATGGCAGAACGCGGCATGCCCTATCAGGGCGTGCTCTATGCTGGCCTGATGATCAAGGACGGCCAGCCCCGTCTGGTGGAATACAACGTGCGCTTTGGCGATCCAGAATGTCAGGTGCTGATGATGCGCCTGGGGGCCCAGGCGCTGGACCTGATGCAGGCCGCTGCCGAGGGTCGCCTCGCCGAGGCCCAGGTCAACTGGGGCGATGACCATGCCATCACCGTGGTCATGGCGGCCAATGGCTACCCGGGGTCTTATGAAAAGGGCACCGTGATCAAGGGATTGGATGCCCTGCCTGAAGACAGCTCCAACATGGTGTTTCATGCGGGCACTGCCGCAAAGGATGGCAACATTGTTGCCACCGGGGGACGCGTTCTCAATGTGACCGCACGGGGCAATAGCCTGAACGAAGCCCGCGACCGCGCCTATGCCATGGCGGATCAGATTGACTGGCCTGAGGGCTTCTTGCGCCGCGACATCGGCTGGCGGGCACTGGGCTAA
- a CDS encoding bestrophin family protein, translating to MIIREKTGLFELLFATKGSVLPHILPRILTVSILAMLIVWIDGWVISLPHLDAAPFAVFGIALSLFLGFRNNAAYERWWEGRRLWGQLVADMRSLARDSRMFLPEDAARQEVLKLALDFLHLHRVNLRKLKISETKQNWSGMDFSQAAHPPCAALNAATATAVKAAPDGFARKALSERLASIALAQAGCERIATTPLPYVYSLLVFRTTYLYCLLIPFALLEDAAWITPIFVAIIAYVFFGLAEVTEELARPFGETVNGLPLDAICRTVEISMAPHLDIKAPPALQAQGYYLS from the coding sequence ATGATTATCCGCGAAAAAACCGGCCTCTTTGAGCTGCTCTTTGCCACCAAGGGCTCAGTCTTGCCCCACATTCTGCCGCGTATCCTTACGGTTTCGATTTTGGCCATGCTCATCGTCTGGATTGATGGCTGGGTCATTTCCCTGCCCCATCTTGATGCGGCCCCCTTTGCGGTCTTTGGCATTGCGCTCTCACTGTTTCTCGGCTTTCGCAACAATGCCGCCTATGAACGTTGGTGGGAGGGGCGCAGGCTCTGGGGGCAGCTGGTCGCGGATATGCGCTCTCTGGCCCGCGACAGCAGGATGTTTTTGCCTGAAGACGCCGCCCGCCAGGAGGTGCTAAAACTGGCCCTGGACTTTTTGCATCTGCACCGAGTCAATCTGCGCAAGCTAAAGATCAGCGAGACGAAACAGAACTGGTCCGGGATGGATTTCAGCCAGGCCGCCCATCCGCCCTGTGCCGCCCTCAACGCCGCCACCGCCACGGCGGTCAAGGCCGCCCCGGATGGCTTTGCCCGCAAGGCCCTTTCAGAGCGGCTGGCCTCAATCGCGCTGGCCCAGGCAGGCTGCGAGCGCATTGCGACCACCCCGCTGCCCTATGTCTATTCGCTCTTGGTGTTTCGCACCACCTATCTCTATTGCCTGCTCATTCCCTTTGCCCTGCTGGAAGATGCCGCCTGGATAACGCCGATCTTTGTTGCCATCATTGCCTATGTGTTTTTTGGCCTGGCGGAGGTCACCGAAGAGCTGGCCCGTCCCTTTGGCGAGACGGTCAATGGCCTGCCGCTGGATGCCATCTGCCGCACCGTGGAGATCTCCATGGCGCCTCATCTGGACATCAAAGCACCGCCAGCGCTGCAAGCTCAGGGCTATTATCTAAGCTAA
- a CDS encoding LuxR C-terminal-related transcriptional regulator, which produces MEQQPCSDTLDQLFGAGDLAKLAFDFAPVGIVVTENRVLRECNQRFCQMFGYRHAELVDQLFAFLYPSEEEFQNLRTRGDKLLSQGNPYWDERVMRRKNGELFWVRVRGHTFTPDAPLGRAVWSFADLSSQRPYLPLTRREREVYSLLGEGQTSKEIARSLNLSYRTVEVHRARLLKKMGVNNTASLFSSLGDIGGDHVVRSNNS; this is translated from the coding sequence ATGGAACAACAGCCCTGTTCGGACACGCTGGACCAGCTTTTCGGTGCGGGAGATCTGGCCAAACTGGCCTTTGACTTTGCTCCTGTTGGCATCGTGGTCACGGAAAACCGGGTCCTGCGCGAATGCAATCAGCGCTTTTGCCAGATGTTTGGCTATAGGCATGCAGAGCTCGTGGATCAGCTTTTTGCCTTTCTCTACCCCTCTGAAGAAGAGTTTCAGAATCTGCGCACCCGCGGCGACAAACTCCTGAGCCAGGGCAACCCCTATTGGGATGAACGTGTCATGCGGCGCAAAAATGGAGAGCTGTTCTGGGTCCGGGTACGCGGGCATACCTTTACCCCCGACGCCCCGCTTGGGCGTGCGGTCTGGAGCTTTGCCGATCTGTCCTCACAGCGCCCTTATCTGCCGCTGACCCGACGCGAACGCGAAGTCTATTCGCTGCTAGGCGAGGGTCAGACCAGCAAGGAAATCGCCCGCTCCTTGAACCTCAGCTACCGCACGGTCGAGGTGCATCGCGCGCGTTTGCTCAAAAAGATGGGGGTCAACAATACCGCCAGTCTGTTTTCCTCGCTGGGCGATATTGGCGGCGACCATGTGGTGCGCAGCAACAACTCCTAA
- a CDS encoding FG-GAP repeat domain-containing protein encodes MRARTMARRLMSRLWFGLKRRAGQGMLLWLAIVLGQSLAAEGMGPDDIGHWSPPVWPAEVLRAEFINPTARYGHGVLGDALEWSGLMLRFAGPGQVPFGMAIDLPQDHVFEDLRPRLVDLNLDGRPDAAMVVETDMAQGAALALHGGDGKIAETPHIGRANRWLAPVAAGDLDGDGRVELAYVDRPHLAKTLRIWRFEAGALTPVAALSGLTNHQIGDDFITSSLQGCAQPPELLLVDADWQRLIAVQLAADQISSRDIGSFSGLASLEATLDCP; translated from the coding sequence ATGCGCGCGCGGACCATGGCGCGGCGTCTGATGTCGCGCCTGTGGTTCGGTTTGAAGCGCCGCGCGGGGCAGGGGATGCTCCTGTGGCTGGCGATCGTCCTTGGCCAATCTCTCGCGGCCGAAGGGATGGGGCCGGATGATATCGGACATTGGTCCCCTCCGGTCTGGCCTGCCGAAGTGTTGCGGGCGGAATTCATCAATCCCACAGCCCGTTATGGTCATGGTGTTCTGGGCGACGCGCTGGAGTGGTCTGGCCTGATGCTGCGCTTTGCGGGGCCGGGGCAGGTGCCTTTTGGCATGGCGATAGATCTGCCGCAGGACCACGTCTTTGAAGACCTGCGCCCACGGCTGGTCGACCTCAATCTGGATGGGCGTCCAGATGCGGCGATGGTGGTGGAGACCGACATGGCACAGGGCGCAGCGCTGGCTTTGCATGGGGGTGATGGCAAGATTGCCGAGACGCCTCATATTGGCCGTGCCAACCGCTGGCTGGCGCCAGTCGCTGCGGGTGACCTTGACGGTGACGGACGGGTTGAGCTTGCCTATGTTGACCGGCCGCATCTGGCAAAAACCCTGCGGATCTGGCGGTTTGAGGCGGGCGCTCTCACCCCGGTTGCTGCCCTGTCAGGCCTGACCAACCATCAAATTGGTGACGATTTTATCACTTCAAGCCTGCAGGGCTGTGCGCAACCTCCGGAGTTACTCCTTGTTGATGCCGATTGGCAGAGATTGATAGCCGTGCAGTTGGCAGCAGACCAGATCAGCAGTCGTGATATCGGTTCCTTTTCCGGACTGGCCAGCCTAGAGGCCACACTGGACTGTCCGTAG
- a CDS encoding 2Fe-2S iron-sulfur cluster-binding protein codes for MAKITYVEHNGTEHVVEVANGLTVMEGARDNNIPGIEADCGGACACSTCHVYIHPDWVEKLPAKDDMEEDMLDFAFEPDPARSRLTCQVKVTDELEGLIVQMPEKQI; via the coding sequence ATGGCAAAGATTACCTATGTCGAACACAACGGCACTGAACATGTTGTGGAAGTAGCCAATGGCCTGACCGTGATGGAAGGTGCCCGCGATAACAATATTCCGGGCATTGAGGCAGATTGTGGTGGCGCCTGTGCCTGCTCCACCTGCCATGTCTATATTCACCCGGATTGGGTCGAAAAGCTTCCGGCGAAAGATGACATGGAGGAAGACATGTTGGATTTTGCCTTTGAGCCGGATCCGGCGCGCTCGCGTCTGACCTGCCAGGTGAAGGTGACGGATGAGCTGGAAGGCCTGATCGTCCAGATGCCTGAAAAACAGATCTGA
- a CDS encoding peptidoglycan-binding domain-containing protein → MTTPYAPLVASLSLFMAIGLGACLPLDPAVGSGTAPPEAPPGAPPGTCWHRNTSPAVIQTVTDQVLVTPAVVDATGQITQPAVFRTVTRQDIVQPRRDTWLETPCPEQLTPEFTASLQRALAVRGYYRGTTTGQMDRATRIAIRRYQKETGLDSSTLSLDTARQLGLIAIAQ, encoded by the coding sequence ATGACCACTCCATACGCCCCCCTTGTTGCGAGCCTGTCGCTTTTTATGGCCATTGGCCTTGGCGCCTGCCTCCCCCTGGATCCGGCAGTCGGCAGCGGGACAGCCCCCCCAGAGGCCCCGCCCGGCGCGCCGCCGGGCACCTGTTGGCACCGCAACACCAGCCCGGCCGTTATTCAAACCGTCACCGACCAGGTTCTGGTCACCCCTGCTGTTGTGGATGCGACGGGTCAGATCACCCAGCCAGCGGTGTTTCGCACCGTCACCCGCCAGGATATCGTCCAACCCCGGCGCGACACCTGGCTTGAAACGCCCTGCCCGGAGCAGCTGACGCCGGAATTCACCGCCTCGCTACAACGCGCCCTTGCGGTACGCGGCTATTATCGGGGCACGACAACCGGACAGATGGACCGCGCAACCAGAATAGCCATCCGCCGCTACCAAAAAGAGACTGGACTGGACAGCAGCACCCTGTCGTTGGACACCGCCCGACAGCTGGGTCTGATCGCCATCGCACAGTAG
- a CDS encoding Crp/Fnr family transcriptional regulator: protein MRNDRLPKTGFLSAASAPLREMLESQASEVRLSNGEVLFEQGDTGDAFYAIIQGSLEFSILSAAGRKLSLDLMRPGAVFGEIVLFDPGPRTATVTAAEPSRLLRLRNRDILTQIQKQPELAGDLLRLAGQRMRWMNMQLNEQVFLPMPVRLARKLLYLVPDSGNGRLALSQTELAEYVGATREAVSKTLSNWKRSQLIEISRGGLQILDRSALGLLAEPESI, encoded by the coding sequence ATGCGAAACGACCGCCTGCCAAAGACCGGCTTTTTGTCTGCCGCCTCGGCCCCGCTGCGGGAAATGCTGGAAAGTCAGGCCAGCGAAGTGCGGCTCTCCAATGGCGAGGTCCTGTTTGAACAGGGCGACACGGGTGACGCCTTTTATGCCATCATCCAGGGGTCTTTGGAGTTCTCCATCCTCTCGGCCGCGGGACGCAAGCTCTCGCTTGACCTGATGCGGCCCGGTGCTGTCTTTGGCGAGATCGTCTTGTTTGATCCCGGCCCGCGCACCGCCACGGTGACTGCGGCAGAGCCCAGCCGTTTGCTGCGCCTGCGCAACCGCGACATTCTCACCCAGATCCAGAAACAACCGGAACTGGCCGGGGACCTTTTGCGGCTGGCCGGGCAACGCATGAGATGGATGAATATGCAGCTGAACGAGCAGGTGTTCCTGCCGATGCCGGTCCGCCTGGCGCGCAAGCTGCTCTATCTGGTGCCGGACAGTGGCAATGGCCGACTGGCCCTGTCACAGACAGAACTGGCGGAATATGTTGGGGCGACCCGCGAAGCCGTGTCAAAGACCTTGTCAAACTGGAAGCGCAGCCAGCTGATCGAAATCAGCCGCGGCGGCTTGCAGATCCTGGATCGCAGCGCCCTTGGGCTGCTGGCCGAACCAGAATCAATCTAA
- a CDS encoding thermonuclease family protein, with product MIKRTIVSTVFAFMAGAVSAADLPKGDSVSARVFMELHNIQRLSAVLDPLLSVPGGAFRIVEGDFLALGNLRIRLMGIEAPEVAQQCNSANGDYWECAAEAEDRIRDMLGSAERIECFGNERDSYGHYLASCKADGLDVGARLVAEGLAWPDQDQGYYLPEAAQAQAAHIGIWQAQTPTPSEWRKLQN from the coding sequence ATGATAAAACGAACCATTGTAAGTACTGTCTTTGCGTTTATGGCAGGCGCGGTATCTGCCGCAGATTTGCCCAAAGGCGATTCCGTATCGGCACGGGTGTTTATGGAATTGCACAATATTCAACGCCTCTCCGCTGTATTGGATCCTCTGCTTTCGGTGCCGGGTGGTGCCTTTCGCATTGTCGAGGGGGATTTTCTGGCACTGGGCAATCTGAGAATTCGTCTGATGGGCATTGAAGCGCCAGAAGTTGCTCAGCAGTGCAACTCTGCAAATGGCGATTACTGGGAATGCGCGGCAGAGGCGGAAGATCGGATTCGGGACATGCTGGGCTCTGCTGAGCGGATCGAGTGCTTTGGCAATGAACGCGACAGCTATGGTCACTACCTGGCCTCCTGCAAGGCAGACGGTCTGGATGTGGGCGCGCGTTTGGTGGCTGAGGGCCTGGCCTGGCCCGATCAGGATCAGGGCTATTATCTTCCAGAGGCTGCTCAGGCGCAGGCTGCCCACATAGGGATCTGGCAGGCCCAGACACCTACGCCTTCTGAATGGCGCAAGCTACAGAACTAG